From Bacillus basilensis, a single genomic window includes:
- a CDS encoding DMT family transporter, which yields MEKFKYSLLVLFGACSYGVLSTIFKLGFIDGFSAHQLLGGQYVFGWIGLLLLVLFVSRHKVTKKQFFSLLTVGTTMSMTGIFYAISVEELPASIAVVLLFQFTWIGVVIEAIANRTFPSREKVISIIILFTGTLFAGGVFEGLGQNFSMKGIIFGLLAAASFSFYVFASGRVATEVPPYTKSFLMTTSATLIVCLFFPPTFLTDGALQAGLWKYAFFLGLFGVVVPVICFSIGVPKVGTGLSTILGAAELPTAIIASITLVHEVVTFMQWIGIIFILLGIFTPQLLTARKGKERNSIHTA from the coding sequence ATGGAGAAATTTAAGTATTCATTACTCGTTTTATTCGGAGCTTGTAGCTACGGTGTACTTTCAACTATTTTCAAACTCGGATTTATTGATGGGTTTTCAGCACATCAACTATTAGGAGGACAATATGTCTTCGGATGGATTGGGCTTCTTCTGCTCGTTCTTTTCGTTTCACGTCATAAAGTAACAAAAAAACAATTCTTCTCCTTACTAACAGTTGGCACAACAATGAGTATGACTGGTATTTTCTACGCTATTTCTGTAGAAGAACTACCAGCATCTATCGCTGTCGTCCTACTTTTCCAGTTCACATGGATTGGTGTAGTTATTGAAGCAATTGCCAATCGAACATTTCCAAGCCGTGAAAAAGTTATATCTATCATTATTTTATTTACTGGTACATTGTTTGCAGGCGGTGTCTTTGAAGGTCTTGGACAAAACTTTTCCATGAAAGGTATTATCTTTGGTCTATTAGCCGCTGCCTCTTTTTCATTCTATGTTTTTGCAAGTGGGCGCGTTGCTACAGAAGTTCCGCCTTATACAAAAAGCTTTCTTATGACAACAAGCGCTACTCTTATCGTATGCCTATTCTTCCCGCCAACCTTTTTAACAGACGGTGCCCTGCAAGCCGGTCTTTGGAAATACGCTTTCTTCCTCGGATTATTCGGTGTTGTCGTACCTGTCATTTGTTTTTCAATTGGCGTACCGAAAGTAGGAACAGGACTTAGTACAATACTAGGAGCAGCTGAATTACCAACGGCCATTATCGCTTCTATTACACTTGTACATGAAGTCGTAACATTCATGCAGTGGATTGGGATAATCTTTATACTACTTGGGATTTTCACTCCTCAGCTACTTACGGCTAGGAAAGGGAAGGAACGGAATAGTATACATACTGCATAA
- the metG gene encoding methionine--tRNA ligase — MSIFIGGAWPYANGSLHLGHIASLLPGDILARYYRAKGENVLYVSGSDCNGTPIAIRAKQEGVTAKKIADKYHEEFERCFQDLGFTYDCYTRTDSEHHHETVQKVFLRLLEEGYIYKKTVEQAYCETCTQFLPDRYVEGICPHCHEAARGDQCDACSAILDPLDLLDKKCKLCGSTPSVQETEHFYFALHTFQHQIKESVEIAKQKGTWRDNAIQLTERYVKEGLQDRTVSRDLPIGVPIPVSGYEGKKIYVWIEAVTGYYSASKHWAEGTGKDDQEFWDREAKTYYVHGKDNIPFHSIIWPAVLLGIGEGAIPRHIVSNEYLTVEKRKLSTSKNWAVWVPDILERYNPDSIRYFLTVNAPENRDTDFSWREFIYSHNSELLGAYGNFVNRTLKFIEKYYDGIVPKGSIDVELKDKVEGLYKNVGEAIEQTKFKVALESIFDAVRFANKYFDERQPWKQREDDPVSCEETIYNCVYLIANFANLLEPFLPFSSERVRNTLSIVKKNWEPQNTLPNQINSVQPLFERIDVKQIECEIEKLYGAVK, encoded by the coding sequence ATGAGTATTTTTATTGGAGGCGCTTGGCCGTATGCAAATGGTTCGTTACATCTTGGACATATTGCGAGCTTGTTACCTGGAGATATTTTAGCACGTTATTACCGGGCAAAAGGTGAGAATGTGTTGTATGTTTCGGGAAGTGATTGTAATGGAACACCGATTGCAATTAGGGCAAAACAAGAAGGAGTGACGGCGAAGAAAATTGCTGATAAGTATCATGAAGAATTTGAGCGATGTTTTCAGGATTTAGGTTTTACGTATGATTGCTATACACGTACAGATAGTGAGCACCATCATGAAACGGTTCAAAAAGTTTTTTTACGTTTATTAGAAGAAGGCTACATTTATAAAAAAACAGTGGAACAAGCATATTGCGAAACGTGTACGCAGTTTTTACCTGATCGTTATGTAGAAGGCATTTGTCCACATTGTCATGAAGCAGCGAGAGGAGATCAATGTGATGCATGTTCTGCTATTTTAGATCCACTTGATTTGTTAGACAAGAAATGTAAGTTATGTGGTAGTACGCCATCAGTACAGGAAACAGAACATTTCTATTTCGCATTGCATACATTTCAGCACCAAATTAAAGAGTCTGTAGAAATTGCAAAACAAAAAGGAACATGGCGTGACAATGCAATTCAGCTAACAGAAAGATATGTAAAAGAAGGGTTACAAGATAGGACAGTGTCACGTGATTTACCAATCGGAGTTCCAATTCCAGTATCGGGATACGAAGGTAAAAAAATTTACGTATGGATTGAAGCGGTGACAGGGTATTATTCAGCGAGTAAACATTGGGCTGAAGGAACAGGGAAAGATGATCAAGAGTTTTGGGATAGAGAAGCGAAAACATATTATGTGCACGGAAAGGATAATATTCCGTTTCATTCTATCATTTGGCCAGCGGTATTGCTTGGAATAGGAGAAGGGGCAATTCCTCGTCATATCGTGTCGAATGAATATTTAACAGTTGAAAAAAGAAAATTATCGACAAGTAAAAACTGGGCAGTATGGGTACCTGACATATTAGAACGCTATAATCCAGATTCTATTCGTTACTTTTTAACAGTCAATGCACCAGAAAATCGCGATACTGATTTTTCATGGCGAGAATTTATTTACAGTCATAATAGTGAATTGTTAGGTGCATACGGGAACTTTGTAAACCGGACATTAAAGTTTATTGAAAAATATTATGATGGCATTGTACCAAAGGGAAGTATTGATGTAGAGCTGAAAGATAAAGTAGAAGGATTATATAAAAATGTAGGAGAGGCGATTGAGCAAACTAAATTTAAGGTAGCGCTAGAATCAATATTTGATGCAGTACGTTTTGCAAATAAATATTTTGATGAGAGACAACCGTGGAAACAACGAGAAGATGATCCAGTTTCATGCGAAGAGACGATTTATAACTGTGTGTATCTCATCGCTAATTTTGCAAATCTCCTTGAACCGTTTTTACCATTTTCAAGTGAAAGAGTTAGAAACACATTATCGATTGTTAAAAAGAATTGGGAACCTCAAAATACGTTACCGAATCAAATTAATAGTGTGCAGCCATTATTTGAAAGAATCGATGTAAAACAAATTGAGTGTGAGATAGAGAAACTATATGGAGCGGTAAAGTGA
- a CDS encoding bifunctional 2-polyprenyl-6-hydroxyphenol methylase/3-demethylubiquinol 3-O-methyltransferase UbiG produces the protein MNQKQLSTRNEKSWNAAAYEAWTNRHGAPADYAKKLIENPMREVDHYLPYIQSPKGKRIINLLGSKGNKAVSLALLGADVTVVDISASNAKYANELAEAAGVSIQYIVSDVLNVQLSESFDIVLLELGVLHYFLDLKPLFQKIATLLKRDGMLILRDYHPVYTKLLGVDHPSFQANGNYFDEELIEDDVAYSILLTEAQKESLPKTTIRRWTLGEIITTLAEEHFKIEKLVEEHGSHQRWVFPSTAPEGIEERIPGLYTLIATACKKGSLHG, from the coding sequence TTGAATCAAAAACAACTAAGCACACGTAATGAAAAAAGCTGGAATGCAGCTGCTTATGAAGCTTGGACGAATCGCCACGGGGCGCCAGCTGATTATGCGAAAAAGCTCATAGAAAATCCTATGCGCGAGGTAGATCACTATTTACCTTACATACAATCTCCAAAAGGAAAACGTATTATTAATTTACTCGGGTCAAAAGGAAATAAAGCCGTCTCTCTTGCTCTTTTAGGGGCTGACGTAACGGTTGTTGATATTTCAGCAAGTAATGCAAAATATGCAAATGAACTTGCTGAAGCAGCCGGTGTCTCTATCCAGTATATCGTTTCTGATGTATTAAATGTCCAACTCTCCGAATCATTTGATATCGTATTGCTGGAACTTGGTGTACTCCATTACTTTCTAGATTTAAAACCGCTCTTCCAAAAAATTGCTACCTTACTTAAGCGAGATGGAATGCTTATTCTTCGTGACTATCATCCTGTTTACACTAAATTATTAGGAGTAGACCATCCCTCATTTCAGGCCAATGGGAATTATTTCGATGAAGAATTAATTGAAGATGATGTTGCTTATAGCATCCTTCTTACAGAAGCGCAGAAAGAATCGTTACCTAAAACAACCATCCGTCGTTGGACGCTAGGAGAAATTATTACAACACTTGCAGAAGAACATTTTAAAATTGAAAAACTAGTTGAAGAACACGGTTCGCATCAAAGATGGGTCTTTCCTTCTACTGCACCGGAAGGAATTGAAGAACGAATACCCGGTCTATATACATTAATTGCGACAGCATGCAAAAAAGGATCCCTTCACGGATAG
- a CDS encoding methyl-accepting chemotaxis protein, producing the protein MKYVSIRKKLLFTLLSISSLFSIALIVILSFAMSQASEIETLKNDVSKRATILKERGDWFQAQVAGLQEYLLSHDQKGLDKFNREGKKLADTREKVTSDKKLPEGMKEAILMGGKWRSVIDNEVLPLAREGKWEEASKIALAQTDYVNDLLGRFTKYANEENDKRDALITDVESSSSLIQYIIFFSLITCTITSILLAWWFSGKLVKPIRQIDEKLKELASQDGDLTARLHVTSKDEIGDIANSFNQMLANLQRIIKQVQQTSTSVKEASENVFIETTSSMENTAKTQETMNALEHNIRSQVSSIEESSTAMDDMTTSVQRIAESASSVASLAVTTSEKADSGNKVIEKSITQMHTINEAVNATSQVVARLITHTNHIDTALQSISNIAEQTNLLALNASIEAARAGEHGKGFAVVADEVRKLAEQSQLAATDINHLLHQIQADTKIANEMMAQGQSEASEGITVIRTAGSSFSEIVNHINKVSTQMQEMSATAEEMAASSEEMNASLNNIASISNEVAAETSQTATSAGNQVNKMSVVAKKASEMKTTVQELEVLVSHFKTNI; encoded by the coding sequence ATGAAATATGTTAGTATTCGAAAAAAACTACTCTTCACACTCTTAAGTATTTCTTCTTTATTTAGCATCGCTCTTATTGTTATTCTTTCATTCGCCATGAGCCAAGCAAGTGAAATTGAAACGTTAAAAAATGATGTATCCAAAAGAGCAACAATTTTAAAAGAACGTGGTGATTGGTTCCAAGCACAAGTTGCTGGTTTACAAGAATATTTACTGTCACATGATCAAAAAGGATTAGATAAATTCAACCGAGAAGGAAAAAAACTAGCTGATACTAGAGAAAAAGTAACAAGTGATAAAAAACTTCCAGAAGGAATGAAAGAAGCCATTTTAATGGGAGGAAAATGGCGCAGCGTCATAGATAATGAAGTCCTCCCTCTCGCTCGCGAAGGAAAATGGGAAGAAGCATCCAAAATCGCTTTAGCTCAAACCGATTATGTAAATGACCTTTTAGGTCGTTTTACGAAATATGCAAATGAAGAAAATGATAAACGTGACGCATTAATTACTGACGTAGAGTCTTCTTCATCTCTTATTCAATATATTATTTTCTTCTCACTCATTACATGTACAATAACTTCTATCTTATTAGCATGGTGGTTCTCTGGTAAACTCGTTAAACCGATACGACAAATTGATGAGAAATTAAAAGAATTAGCTTCTCAAGATGGCGATTTAACTGCTAGATTGCACGTAACGAGTAAAGATGAAATTGGTGATATCGCCAATTCCTTTAATCAAATGCTTGCTAACTTACAACGTATAATAAAACAAGTGCAACAAACATCAACAAGTGTAAAAGAAGCGTCTGAAAATGTGTTTATCGAAACAACTTCTTCTATGGAAAACACAGCAAAAACGCAAGAAACTATGAATGCCCTTGAACATAATATTCGTTCACAAGTCTCCAGCATCGAGGAAAGTTCAACTGCAATGGATGATATGACAACGAGTGTTCAGCGTATTGCAGAATCTGCCTCTTCTGTTGCTAGCCTAGCTGTTACAACTTCAGAAAAAGCAGATAGTGGTAATAAAGTCATTGAGAAATCTATTACACAAATGCATACCATTAACGAAGCTGTTAACGCTACATCACAAGTAGTAGCGCGACTCATTACACATACGAATCATATTGATACTGCACTTCAATCCATTTCTAATATCGCGGAACAAACGAATTTGCTCGCTTTAAATGCTTCCATTGAAGCGGCCCGTGCTGGTGAACATGGAAAAGGATTCGCTGTTGTTGCTGATGAAGTTCGAAAACTTGCTGAACAATCCCAGCTAGCAGCAACCGATATTAACCATTTACTTCATCAAATTCAAGCAGATACAAAAATAGCAAATGAAATGATGGCGCAAGGTCAGTCAGAGGCTTCTGAAGGCATTACAGTCATTCGTACCGCTGGATCTTCATTCTCAGAAATTGTTAACCACATTAATAAAGTCTCTACACAAATGCAAGAAATGTCTGCAACTGCTGAAGAGATGGCCGCAAGTTCTGAAGAAATGAACGCTTCACTTAATAACATCGCTTCTATTTCAAATGAAGTTGCCGCCGAAACATCACAAACAGCAACTTCAGCTGGTAACCAAGTAAACAAAATGAGTGTCGTTGCTAAAAAAGCTTCTGAAATGAAAACGACCGTACAAGAACTTGAAGTTCTCGTTTCCCATTTCAAAACAAACATTTAA
- a CDS encoding methyl-accepting chemotaxis protein, translating to MSFISIRKKLMFMMGTICALFGIALAFILFSAIDQSRQAEALQKEISPLATQLKERGDAYQVQLSALRGYLLQHDQVELDKFNSMSKLLEDKKEQLLSNPNLSQSVKDTMESGSTWRKFIEEKVFTLAKEQKWEEALQVAYAENGTVYKVIGDFTNYSNEQAKLRDESIKKIDQSSLQIEYVIFLSLVICIIVAIILAWWFSGKLVQPIQQIDSKLKELSSQEGDLTARLQVNSNDEIGTIATSFNKMLENLQHIINRVQKTSVEVQNASENMLEKTNISREATIKVQSSMSNLNASIQSQASSMEESSTAMDDMAVSVQRIAESASSVTELAVVTSEQANDGSTVIQKSVSQMTTIHDAVNATSEVVERLITHTKYIDTAVQSISNIAEQTNLLALNASIEAARAGEQGKGFAVVADEVRKLAEQSKTAATDINQLLHQIQQDTETASSMMSQGRSEAFEGIHVIREAGNSFTTIVEQVNKVSTQMQDISATAEEMAASAEEMNASLNNIASISTEVSSETAATAQSAEQKVITMNEMTVTARQMKQTVEELDQLVSHFKTE from the coding sequence ATGAGTTTTATTAGCATTCGAAAAAAACTAATGTTTATGATGGGAACGATTTGCGCTTTATTTGGCATCGCCTTAGCTTTTATTCTATTTTCTGCTATTGATCAATCTCGTCAAGCTGAAGCATTACAAAAAGAAATTTCCCCTCTGGCAACACAATTAAAAGAGCGCGGGGATGCTTATCAAGTACAGCTCTCTGCTTTAAGAGGTTATTTATTACAACATGATCAGGTCGAATTAGACAAATTTAATTCGATGAGTAAACTTCTTGAAGATAAGAAAGAGCAACTTCTTTCAAATCCTAACCTTTCTCAATCTGTGAAGGATACAATGGAATCAGGATCAACTTGGAGAAAATTTATTGAAGAGAAAGTTTTCACTCTTGCAAAAGAACAAAAGTGGGAAGAGGCTTTACAAGTAGCTTATGCAGAAAATGGTACTGTCTATAAAGTAATTGGTGACTTCACAAATTACAGTAATGAACAAGCCAAGTTACGTGACGAATCTATCAAAAAAATTGATCAATCTTCACTACAAATTGAATATGTTATCTTCTTATCACTTGTTATTTGTATTATCGTAGCTATCATTCTTGCATGGTGGTTCTCTGGTAAACTTGTACAACCAATTCAACAAATTGATAGTAAGCTAAAAGAATTATCATCTCAAGAAGGTGACTTAACAGCTCGCCTACAAGTAAATAGTAATGATGAAATTGGTACGATCGCAACATCATTTAATAAAATGTTAGAAAACCTACAACATATCATTAATCGTGTTCAAAAAACATCGGTGGAAGTACAAAACGCTTCTGAAAATATGCTAGAAAAGACGAATATATCACGCGAGGCAACAATAAAAGTTCAAAGCTCGATGTCCAACTTAAATGCGAGTATTCAATCTCAAGCCTCTAGCATGGAAGAAAGCTCAACGGCAATGGACGATATGGCAGTAAGTGTTCAGCGCATTGCTGAATCTGCTTCATCTGTAACTGAGCTTGCTGTAGTTACATCTGAACAAGCTAACGACGGAAGTACTGTTATTCAAAAATCCGTTTCACAAATGACAACGATACACGACGCGGTAAATGCTACGTCAGAGGTGGTCGAACGTCTAATCACTCACACGAAATATATTGATACAGCTGTACAATCTATTTCTAATATCGCAGAGCAAACAAACTTACTTGCTTTAAATGCATCTATCGAAGCAGCTCGTGCTGGCGAACAAGGAAAAGGCTTCGCTGTCGTAGCTGACGAAGTTCGAAAACTTGCTGAACAATCTAAAACAGCGGCAACAGATATTAACCAATTACTACATCAAATTCAACAAGACACTGAAACTGCAAGCTCTATGATGTCACAAGGTCGTTCTGAGGCATTTGAAGGCATTCACGTCATTCGTGAAGCTGGCAATTCTTTCACAACGATTGTGGAACAAGTAAATAAAGTATCTACTCAAATGCAAGACATCTCAGCAACTGCTGAAGAAATGGCTGCAAGCGCTGAAGAAATGAACGCTTCACTGAATAACATCGCTTCTATTTCAACTGAAGTATCTAGTGAAACAGCAGCAACAGCACAATCTGCTGAGCAAAAGGTCATTACTATGAATGAGATGACTGTAACTGCTAGACAAATGAAACAAACAGTTGAAGAATTAGATCAACTCGTATCTCATTTCAAAACTGAATAG
- a CDS encoding metal-sulfur cluster assembly factor: MSQEAFENKLYANLEAVIDPELGVDIVNLGLVYDVTADENNNAVITMTMTSIGCLMAGQIVSDVKKVLSTNVPEVNEIEVNVVWNPPWSKERMSRMAKIALGIRD, encoded by the coding sequence ATGTCTCAAGAAGCATTTGAAAATAAATTATATGCCAATTTAGAAGCTGTTATTGATCCTGAACTAGGCGTTGACATTGTGAACCTTGGATTAGTTTATGACGTTACAGCAGATGAAAATAATAATGCTGTCATTACGATGACGATGACTTCTATCGGTTGTCTAATGGCTGGACAAATTGTATCAGACGTAAAAAAAGTATTATCAACGAACGTACCTGAAGTCAATGAAATAGAAGTAAATGTCGTTTGGAATCCACCATGGTCTAAAGAGCGCATGTCTCGTATGGCGAAAATTGCATTAGGCATTCGCGACTAA
- the nprB gene encoding neutral protease NprB, with translation MKKQVISSALALTVIAGGFGTFGATTTKAEEQKIQYHQEFKTPAYIGEEWKAPEGLDKKETVFQYLESKKDMFKLAGNIDKHFNVVGEEKDAESGTTHVKLVEKHNNIPVYGSDQTVTLDKENNVKAFFGQVIPNLEDKNIPAFASISAEQAETIAKAGIEKEIGKVKNYDGVKKDLYVYEKDGNYYLAYLVKASISKPAPGYWHYFVDATNGNVIEKYNAVDHITGFGYGVLGARQSFEIAQDEKTGAFNLFDGKRGQGVHTFDAENMDENLFNLFSQILGYTGEEVESKSKFFEDKAAVDAHVNAGKVYDYYKKTFNRNSFDDKGAKLISTVHVGESWNNAAWNGVQMMYGDGDGKTFIPLSAGLDVIGHELTHAVTEHTANLVYKNESGALNESLSDIMGVMVEKKSWDLGADIYTPGKPGDALRSLKDPASIPNPLKPGEGYPDHYNKRYTGTADNGGVHINSSINNKAAYLVSDGGEHYGVKVTGVGREATEKIYYRALTKYLTANSDFKMMRQAALQSAEDLYGKDSKAVQAVAKAYDAVGVK, from the coding sequence GTGAAAAAGCAAGTCATTTCATCAGCATTAGCCTTAACTGTTATCGCCGGGGGATTTGGAACATTTGGAGCAACGACAACGAAAGCGGAAGAACAAAAAATTCAATATCATCAAGAATTTAAAACGCCTGCATACATAGGTGAAGAATGGAAAGCACCGGAAGGACTAGATAAAAAAGAGACAGTCTTTCAGTATTTAGAGAGTAAGAAAGATATGTTTAAATTAGCAGGAAATATTGATAAACATTTCAATGTCGTTGGGGAAGAAAAAGATGCTGAATCGGGCACAACACACGTGAAGTTAGTTGAGAAACATAATAACATTCCTGTGTATGGTTCAGATCAAACTGTTACACTTGATAAAGAAAATAATGTAAAAGCATTCTTCGGACAAGTTATTCCGAATTTAGAGGATAAAAATATTCCTGCGTTTGCAAGCATTAGTGCGGAACAAGCAGAAACGATTGCAAAGGCAGGCATTGAGAAAGAAATTGGTAAAGTAAAGAATTATGACGGTGTGAAAAAAGATTTATATGTGTATGAAAAAGATGGGAATTACTATCTTGCATATTTAGTGAAAGCATCGATTTCAAAGCCAGCTCCAGGATATTGGCATTATTTTGTTGATGCAACAAATGGAAATGTAATTGAGAAATATAATGCTGTAGATCATATTACAGGGTTCGGTTATGGAGTATTAGGCGCTAGACAATCATTTGAAATTGCTCAAGATGAGAAAACAGGAGCATTCAACTTATTTGATGGGAAACGAGGACAAGGTGTTCATACATTTGATGCAGAAAATATGGATGAAAACTTGTTTAATTTATTCTCACAAATTCTTGGATATACAGGAGAAGAAGTTGAAAGTAAATCTAAGTTCTTCGAAGATAAAGCGGCAGTTGATGCACATGTAAATGCAGGAAAAGTGTATGATTACTACAAAAAGACATTTAATCGTAATTCTTTCGATGATAAAGGCGCGAAGCTTATTTCGACTGTTCACGTTGGAGAAAGCTGGAATAACGCAGCTTGGAATGGTGTACAAATGATGTATGGTGATGGCGATGGAAAAACATTCATTCCATTATCTGCTGGACTAGATGTTATCGGTCATGAATTAACGCATGCTGTAACGGAACATACAGCAAATCTTGTTTATAAAAATGAGTCAGGTGCGTTAAATGAATCGTTATCTGATATTATGGGTGTCATGGTTGAGAAGAAGAGCTGGGATTTAGGTGCTGACATTTATACACCTGGAAAACCTGGTGATGCACTTCGTTCTCTGAAAGATCCAGCATCTATTCCAAATCCATTAAAACCAGGTGAAGGTTACCCAGATCATTACAATAAACGCTACACTGGAACAGCTGATAATGGTGGCGTTCATATTAACAGTAGTATTAACAATAAAGCTGCCTATTTAGTATCTGATGGCGGAGAGCATTACGGCGTGAAAGTAACTGGAGTAGGCCGTGAAGCGACAGAAAAAATTTATTACCGTGCTCTTACGAAATATTTAACTGCAAACTCTGACTTTAAGATGATGCGTCAAGCTGCTCTTCAATCAGCTGAAGATTTATATGGTAAAGATTCTAAAGCTGTACAAGCTGTAGCGAAAGCTTATGATGCAGTAGGCGTAAAATAA
- a CDS encoding pirin family protein produces the protein MFRKVDHKNMGRANHGWLNTHFHFSFANYYNPNNMSFGALRVINDDLVAAQTGFDMHPHRDMEIISYVVDGALTHEDSMGNRGTIERGHVQYMSAGTGVFHSEHNLGNETLRLLQIWILPDRADHKPNYGEFKFDWSKRENEWFHMVSPLEGEAPIQIHQDANLYSLSLEAGKEIHFPVKEGRQLYLVQIEGSSAINGETLVMRDAAEAVEEDIHIAAKEQSHYLAIELKK, from the coding sequence ATGTTTAGAAAAGTTGATCATAAAAATATGGGAAGAGCGAATCACGGTTGGTTAAATACACATTTTCATTTTTCCTTTGCTAATTACTATAATCCAAATAACATGAGCTTTGGAGCATTACGTGTTATTAATGATGATTTAGTAGCGGCACAAACTGGTTTTGATATGCATCCACACCGCGATATGGAAATCATTTCGTACGTTGTAGATGGTGCTTTAACACATGAAGATAGCATGGGGAACCGCGGAACAATTGAGCGTGGACATGTTCAATATATGAGTGCTGGCACAGGTGTATTTCATAGTGAGCATAATTTAGGAAATGAGACATTGCGTTTATTACAAATTTGGATTTTACCAGACCGTGCAGATCATAAGCCAAACTATGGTGAGTTTAAATTTGATTGGAGTAAGCGTGAAAACGAGTGGTTCCATATGGTATCTCCATTAGAAGGAGAGGCACCAATTCAAATTCACCAAGATGCGAATTTATATTCTTTATCGTTAGAAGCTGGAAAAGAAATTCATTTTCCAGTGAAAGAAGGTCGTCAGTTGTACCTTGTTCAAATTGAAGGAAGTAGTGCAATCAATGGTGAGACACTTGTTATGCGTGATGCGGCAGAAGCGGTAGAAGAAGATATTCATATTGCAGCGAAAGAACAATCACACTATTTAGCAATTGAATTGAAAAAATAA
- a CDS encoding MarR family winged helix-turn-helix transcriptional regulator: MKTEDRLGLLLWFRLSRFYNKSIRETNQHLKKWNVSAAQFDVLAQVGGHDRLTQQELGNKLFVTKGNITQLLNKMEQMEWIRREQEGTTKYISLTEKGRALYEEIVPPQETFQAEQFHNLNIEEQNQLLQLLKKLQ; this comes from the coding sequence ATGAAAACTGAAGATAGGCTCGGATTATTATTATGGTTTCGTTTATCACGTTTTTATAACAAAAGTATTCGTGAGACGAATCAGCATTTGAAAAAATGGAATGTATCTGCTGCTCAGTTTGATGTACTAGCTCAAGTTGGAGGGCATGATCGTTTAACACAGCAAGAGCTTGGAAATAAGCTATTTGTTACGAAAGGAAATATCACTCAGCTTTTAAATAAAATGGAGCAAATGGAGTGGATTCGTCGTGAACAAGAAGGTACTACGAAATATATTTCATTAACAGAAAAGGGAAGAGCTTTATATGAGGAAATTGTCCCGCCTCAAGAAACGTTCCAAGCGGAGCAGTTTCATAATTTAAATATAGAAGAACAAAATCAATTATTACAATTACTAAAAAAATTACAGTGA
- a CDS encoding DUF3920 family protein: protein MELQFQNVYQQVENWYVLDSELPWDVKRLRDDLFSLIEVCKTPVIFCDTCDANHVLLSLGEEEEEFLFPIGGFYHKEKQLIFVCMWEEYEQVLKTLLHEFRHAMQHKREVLYVGSEVYEERWIEKDARKFAERKFDEYKNRKLM, encoded by the coding sequence ATGGAACTCCAGTTTCAAAATGTATATCAACAGGTGGAGAATTGGTATGTGTTGGATTCGGAGCTTCCTTGGGATGTCAAAAGGCTGAGAGATGATTTGTTTTCACTTATTGAAGTATGTAAAACGCCAGTTATTTTTTGTGATACGTGTGATGCAAATCATGTACTTCTATCATTAGGAGAAGAAGAGGAAGAGTTTCTATTCCCAATAGGCGGTTTTTATCATAAAGAAAAACAATTAATTTTTGTTTGTATGTGGGAAGAGTATGAGCAAGTGCTCAAAACACTACTGCATGAATTTCGCCATGCGATGCAGCATAAGAGGGAAGTGTTGTATGTCGGAAGTGAAGTGTACGAAGAGAGATGGATTGAAAAAGATGCGAGGAAGTTCGCGGAGAGGAAATTCGATGAATATAAAAATAGAAAGTTAATGTAA